In Gimesia chilikensis, the genomic window TACTGCATTGAGCAGAGCTGCTGTTTGTGAGGGGAAAGACTGCGAACTTTGATCGAGGGACACACCACCACTCAAACGCTTTCCGATCCGAGTATCGGTTTCGACTGACCAGCGAGAACCAGAACGCCAGTCCCCCGCTGAATTCTGCGCCAACAGGATTTCGATCCGATTCGTTTCTGGTCCGGTCACAGGAATACGGACGACCTCTGTCTCGCCCTCAGTGATGACTCTGGCAGGCTTCGGAACGGATCTTGTCTGCTCGCAATCTGAAACAGCGGATGAAAGCTGCATTTGCTCAACTTCCACTTCTTGAGAGATCGTTTCAAGTGAATGCGACAACTGTGAGAGTAACTGCTTGCGTTGCGATTTAGCCTGTTTGACTTTGCGGCGCAATTTTTTCAATGAACGTTCCACCTTGACCAGTTCTGGTGCCAGTCGAATCAAGTTCTCCACATCGCTCTCTACGTCAATGTCAGTTTCGGATTGCCCTTGATCAGTAACAGATGGCAACTCTTCATCTGAGAAATCCAGTGACTCACCATGGTGCCAGCGACAATAAGCCTGACGCCAGAGGTGCCAGCCTGTGGTATCAAACAGATAAGGGTTGTCTGCAATCGGGGCCTGCGACTCGCAGGCATTGATGCCCTGCTCGATAATCGTTTCCCGGGGTTCTGTAGCCAGGATTCCCCTCATTTCCAGTATTTCGCTTTCCATGAATTCGGGTAACGACGCGAACTCAGCCCGGCATTCTTCGTCGGCGTCGACACCAGCGTTGATCCAGGTTTGCAGATGACTCTGTTGCTCCGGGTTCAGATCAGCAACGCGATCGGGGCTGAACTCGATGCCCCACTCAGCCAGTTGTCCGCTGATGGTACGATATGTGTTCGAAACATAGTCTGGTTGGCTCTGGTATTGATTCATCTACGTATTCTTCCTGCAGAAAGAGGTTTTTGAAAATAAGCAGCCGTGATCAGCATCGTGATTCAATCAGGAGCAGTGCACCGTGTAAGTCGCCGTCCCGTCAGTGCACTGTTCCAGGGAAAGACGGGCGCCGTCTGTCTCGATTGAGACAGGTAGATAATCGCCCAAGAGTTCGATTGAGATTTCATCAGGCAGCATACCTTCCTGCCTGGGAACCGTCGTTGATCCGTAAGGAGTATGAATCGTTTCATAGGTCGTCGCGGATTCAAGTTCCCTCAGAGCCTGCTGCTCGACATGCTGCAAGTCTTCCCAGGCCTGCTCGGCCAGCGAGAAACTGTGCTGCTGATTCAGAGACTCGCGTTGGAGTGCATCAAACGCATTGAGTGATTCTCTCCAGCCAGCCAATGCCGCTTCATAGGACTGTGCCATCGACAGACAGACCTCGGCCTCTTCCAGATCCCCCTGCAGACGCTTGAGCCGAGACTTTTCCTGATTCAGCTTTCGCATAAGTTGATTGATCTGCCGCTCCTGGTCCTCCATTAAGTCACGGCAATGCTGCACATCGGTGGTCGCCTCGATAGACGACAGACCATCGTACTCATCCTCAATCAGAACCAGGTTTGCGAAACTCTGTTGCAGTTGAGTGGGCAAATCTACCTGCGACAGAGAAGCGTGATCATTCTTTTCCGTTTCGTGTTTCATTCCTGCCTTATCCATAATCAAAGGTCTCAAGTCCTGTTTTATTCATTATACGTTAACTCAGTTGACTGACCGTATACCTCAGAGATCTTTCTGAACCTCTCCCATCGTGTCGGGAGCGATGAACTCGAGAGTCACACTGCGATCTTCGACTCCCACACAACCGACATAGACATCACCCAGGCACCCTGCTTCACCAGGAGTCAGTGTGAGAAACTGCGTGACGGGTTCTGCCACCAGCGTGATGCCGCGGGAGAGGTAGTAATCCCGTTTGATCCAGCCCTTCCGTTCCAAGGCACGCAGGTGACACATCACACCATTGGAGGAGCGAATACCGAAGCGATCCGCAATTTCGCGCACAGTGGGTGAGAGTCGATGTTCGGTGATTTCCTGTTTAATGAAGGAATAGATCGCGTGCTGTTTCTCAGTCAGTTTCTGACGTGTAATGACTCCTGCTGATTCCATGTGTCTGTCTCCCGTTTTGAGGTGATTGGATGTGCGTTACGTGAGGAATTATAGCGGTAAAAAAGCGATCAAATTTTTTCAGCGGAGGGCTCAAAACAGGGGAACGTCAGATCCCGCCGTCTGCCGCCGATTGACGATTTCCGGCGAACTTTCCCGCCAATTTTCGCTTAGAAAAGATCACAATTTTTTATTTTTTTCGCGTAGGAACTTCAGATCGCAAGGGGACATGAGAAAAGCTGTCATGCGGACTCACAAAATCACGCGTTCTCACAAACGGAGAAATCAGGAAAACTTGGATTTCCTGTTTGTGAACATTCTTTACTTTGTTTACAATATCAACTCTTCTAACTCTGATGTCTTAAATAACAGAGTGCGACCGTTTCATTCCTGCCTCTACTAAGGTGCCAGCCGTGACGATTCAAATGACTCGCATTTCCGTTCTAAGTTGTCTGTCTCTGATTGTGTTGTCCCTCAATACAGTCACCCACGCCGAAGAAATGCCTCGCGTGCCCGCAGGCTTCACAATC contains:
- a CDS encoding LexA family protein, producing the protein MESAGVITRQKLTEKQHAIYSFIKQEITEHRLSPTVREIADRFGIRSSNGVMCHLRALERKGWIKRDYYLSRGITLVAEPVTQFLTLTPGEAGCLGDVYVGCVGVEDRSVTLEFIAPDTMGEVQKDL